A region of the Clavelina lepadiformis chromosome 9, kaClaLepa1.1, whole genome shotgun sequence genome:
TTTACGACTTCAAGAAAACAGATTTCTTCAAACTAGAAAGGTCGTGCAGCTGTGACTCATCATTTTCATCAACTGCTGTGACCTTCACAGAAATCGCGCCACTTTCCAGCTTCTTTGATGCGGCAATGAACGATGTCCTGGCTTCATTTCAAAGTGCTGGTCTGGACAAACGATAAACTTCTTCCAGTGCTAGAGCTTGTAGCATTGTTGTCCAAGTTGTTGTTGCCCAGCTTCATGTACTTGAAGAAGTGCCTGTTGTGGTGCTTGTAGATGACACAGTTGAAAAATGAGTTGGCAAATAATATCCTGGACGCCAAGTAAGCAAACGCGTTCCAAGCTGCTTTCGCTTCGGGGTTAAAGGTCATACTGCTTGGTTCGAGGGTCACGTCCATTGTGGAAATCATGACAGCGATGCCGGGCATGATGCACGCTGTGAACGCGCACACCACCATGCGGAcagtggcggtgactctggattCGAGCTTGTTCAGATTTTTCGCCCGAGGTAAGATTTTGGGACCTTCCATTGTGAGCTGTGGAGTTGTTCTGCTCCTCATCTTCTTTTCATCTAAACCATCCTCAACATCTTCGTCATTGTTTGCTTCTCGCTCCGGGATCTGCTCGCGGAAGTCCTCTGTGCGGGAGTAGCGGACTCTTCTCTTCTTGATGTGCTGTCTGACGTAATAGACCGCCCCAATGTTCAGACCCCACACACCGAGGAGGGAAGTCCCCAGAAAGACGAGATACGCGACGAACAACTAAAGATAGACAATGACGACACAATGATAATATCGTTCAGATAATATCGATGATATTATTGTCGACAAATAAATGTCAAAAGTTTACCTCCGGTGCTAATATGACCCCAAGAGCGGTCACAGTGTAAGGGGTGCTGGGGTTAAATACTGGGATGATAGCGATGACGAAACTGAGTGCCCATATAGCAACAATGACGACCGCTGTGGCCTTTCCCGCGCGTCTTTGATGGCCTTTGCAGCTGAATGGGCGATAGATTGTCAGAAATCTGTTAAtgaaatgacaaaatatttcaagttttttggTCGCGCGTACTGTAATCATTTTTATAACTTCATACAAACTCTGAATATCGCATAAATATTTGCTGACGTACCAAGAAGTCGACAGGAATTATTCGGTTAAGTTCGGTCTCTCACCTTTCGAATGACGTCACCACCAGAGTAAAAATGGAGGAGGAAAATGAGAGGACAGTCACAGTTCCGAAGCCATCGACGTAGGACTGAGAATGATAGTCAAGTATGGTCGGTAGGTGACCGTCCTCAGTAAACTTATGAGGGCCGAAGTACATGGTGTAGGTCGTGTTTATCACTCCTCCTATCACCGCTCCGATTAATAGATCAGAGATCGCCAGAGACACGCGGAAACAtcttcaaaaacaaaagcataatgTTTATGATGCTCGGTACAATGTGGTTGAATgccttagaaaatatgttttcagatgtttttgcttttgcttcCCAACACTACCAATTACATTGAGGTTGGGCAGCGCCGGTAGACACGTTTTGTTACTTGTTATATAACGTGCTTATTATTGTCGAATAACTTGCTTATGACGTTATACAATTCAGCGTTAAGCGGCTGCCACGACTCGCAAAACAAGTCGCATAACTTGAACTTTATACTCACCCATAAATGCGATGAAATTTCACGATATTCCACGATGCTCTCAATATAATAAGGTTCGCTACCACCACCGCGGTTAGTAGAATTGAGTCGATCGCGAAAGTCGCGTAGAGAGCCGCTGTGTAAGACTGAGGCAAGCAGAGGTTGGCCGAGCGCCATCCTGATTCATATCTTTGTTTCGTGAATCCACAAGCCACAGGCAATGCAAAGGGTATAGTGTGAAAGAACCACTCTGTGTAGTTGGGGTAGAGTGGTTGATCAATTGATGCGCGATCCACATTCAGTCTCTGCTTCTCCTTGTAGTAACCTCTGATATCCGCGCATGCGTGCTGGGCAAGCCAGTGTAGATCGGACGTTATTCCGGGGCCGAAGATATTGTAATCCTCGGCaatgtttgtgattttttcaGTAGTTTTTCCTCCTGTGTTGTTGGTTTTCATTTCCATTAAATCACAGAATTCATTGAAGACGGAGTTGTTTCCGGATCCTGCTAAGAACCGACCTTGAGTTGCTGATTCGTTTTCTTCACACAATCTCAGATACACCAACCGGTGGTACACAGTGTGGTCATATTCTTGTACTTTGCACTTTTTCGTAAACACTGAAGCATCACTGCTATTACCCCGATATCTCATATCAGACAGAGTGTCGAGGTATCGGAGGAGAGACCCTCTTTGGGGATTGAACTTTGACCCCGTTGAACTGTCACTGGACGCCGCATCATACAAAGTTGCGACCAAGATAAGGAAAAGAATTTCCAAGTGGAAATGACAAATCATTCTCATTTGCCGCAATCTCTTGATAAGCTGCAAGTTTCAGATCTTGCTTAACTCGCATCATCATCTGAATGAAACCCGTCATCAGTGGAATGACCTTTTATACCCACAGAGATTATTCTTATCGTCATGCGCCGGCCAAAGCCTGAGGGGATTGACATTAAATCTTCAATTGGTCTCTGAGGTTGAACCGAGCTACCGGTGAATGTTTCACAAACACTCCTGCGATCGACAGaacttgtttgaaaacttttgctttttaacCCCAGTTTTTCAAATTGACTTTTGCCGACAGTTAGATGCATAACAATTCCTGCACTCAATGTCCTCAGCAGACCAGGCCAAAAGATATTGAAAAGTCCCGCCAGTGACGGCATTGGCGTGGGGAGATGCGCCCACTAATCATATCTAATTTGATCTGAAAGGATCGGCGTGGTACGAATAGCTTATGTTGAGTCGACGGCTAATATTGGGCGGCTCGTGAAGTAAAGGCGTTCACACGAACGACAGAAAGCGGCGCTAGAAGTGACCTTTTGGTTGTTTACCAAAACGACGATTAGAGCCAAAAATAGCAGATGTGCGTCAAAGCAACCACAGTTATGCCTCCGTGATACCATGACATCAACTCGCTTGTTAGACGCTTGTTATCTCACTCCGATTTTGCTCAATTTTAACTCAAATAATTTGTTTCGCGTTTTATTTTCGTGGTTGTTAGACGCTCTGTGGCAAACGTTGTGAAATAATTTTCCAAACGGTGACTTGCCTTTTTTGcacaaaagtttgaaaaagcTCTTTTCGGAAAATTCTGTAAACACGGAGACGTGTAAATGTTATTAAGATAATTGTCTTGCTTGTAAATCGCCAATTGTATTTTCTGTTTGTTAGATTCACGTATTTTGTGAACATCCCACGGTGTTGTCTTAAACTTTGCAGAAATTCcttaattaaaaactttttcgcACCTTTCTCAGTAGATTTTAAGGTAAAATTCTTTCCTTAGATTtaggaaatattttcacccCAAATTTGCctaaacattgaaaaaagtcaaAGTTGTAAATTGAAGCCAAAATCATACAATTGCAGTGCAAAATGAGGATTTACAAAACCACTAAATGCAGTTTTTGTTACAAACGATTTAAATTTCATGTTGCTTCTGCGTTTCAGAAGTCCAATTATAGACTGTTTGGTGAATTTTAAGTCACGTCTTAGTCAAATATAACGCAGCACGAAAAGCAGATACGCCCTGCCCAGCAATACGCTTCATTTGACATTTAACAATTCTCGAATgcgtcataaaatgtttttgctgaCGTTGATTGATGGAAGGCGCGCGCGTAATTGCATCTTCGAGCGTCAGTGGCACTCGCAACTCTAACTTAGCGGCCGCGGTTTCAAACCTAATTATAAACCAACCTGTGGATACCGGATATCAAATAGCGCAAGTTATCATTTTCTATGTTCAGCCCAACACCGACTCATTTATCAACGATTTCTGCTGCAATCCGCCTGTTCGACCTTAATTGCCGCTTTTTAAATGTTACGTTTCCAATTTTGTTTCTGATTTTTTCCAGATAGCTGACTTAGGAAAATATATACTTAAGGTTAAAGTTTATTGACTTATATGGTATGGTATTGacttatatataaaatatatatttggTGTTATACTGACATATATGTGTATACGACGCATGCTCAGTGTTCTTGCCACGATACGTTGAGAAAACTTTGTAAATTATGgctaatttttacatttttttgaataCATAAGAATCAGTTGAACAAAACTTTACACCATGTGGTGGCTTTAATCTGTAAATTACTGAATAAATTTCTCTGCAGAATGAAGTCAATGCAAGCAACTTTAGAAAAGCAGCACGACCTCTTGCGTTTGATTGTGCAAAAGATGGAGATCCGCTCGGAGGCGGATTACCAAGACGAGGGATTCATGGAAGCATCTCACAAAGGAAGCTCACGGCTCTATCCTGGCCTCCCGGGATCCAGTGGAAGCAAGTTACTCGCCCTTCGCGCTTTAAAGTCCAAGAAATCTTAAGTCAAATTTTCACCCTATCGATTCTGTTTCTATGCAAACTGTGCTGCGGTATCTGTCGTTGTTGTTGTCATGTTCAGCAAAGTTctgtttctgtttttgttcttTGTGAAGTTTCGAAATGCGCTTCGTTGTTACGGCGCAGAAAGTTGTATTGAGCACATTCGTTTGTACACATTGGTGCATGGTTCTATGGTGTCTTCGATATTTTGTCggaaaaatcaataaaatcgtCATTTCGTGATTTGTGCAACTTTAATCCGCAAACTTCAACATTTGCAAATCTTTTCAATCTGACATTTTCCACGAAGTTGAAATGCTTGGCGTCCATATTGCTACCACTTATATGTCAGAGATCGCCTTTGGCGTTACATTTATCATCAGTCGCCGTTTTCTCGGCGATTGCTGAACGGACGCGTTTTTCAAACTCTTCCCAGAAATATTACCGATGGTCATAGAGCAACATCAGGATGGTAATTGCCGGTACCTACGCACGGATCGCGACCGTTGGTGGAAATCAAGTCTCTGCAACCTGCCTATATATTGAACTCTTCATGCGTTACAACCAATTGCGAGAGAtcaattaaatgaagtcacaaagtcaggaaacattttcaaaactacAACTAAATCCTTGTAAGATTATTGTGaagttatcaaaaattttGTGGGGGGCGCAGTTTTTTATATTAATCAGCCGCTACGATTTGTTTGCTCataatgtttaaattttctattcgttttgacgtcataacgCTTGAAAAtagaagtttattttttatctagTGATCAGTGATTTCATTAACgaattttacaaattacatGAAGATTGCAACAAGCTCGTTGCCGCTCAACAACAGTCAACACATCAGTCTGCTTGAACATTGACCAGAGGGCTGTTGTACGGCCGGCCACTTCCTGGCTTCACGCTGTACCAATACTCCTTCGTGTTTCTGTACAGATAAGAAGTGTAAGATAGGACAAAGGGACAGCACAAATCAACTCACCTACCTTTTACGTATGACCGGTATGTCCGAATCAACTAAGAGTGCACCGAAAGCGGGACACATGTCTTCCGCTGGAGGACTCTTCTTCTTCTCAGGAGCCAACTGTGAAGCAGAAATATTATCACCGCTGTAGAAATAAATTCTAATAACCTTCTATTACACTTTATGACAAACGAAGCTAGCACGCAGTTGGCTAGAAGCGCCCTAAAGCAGACCTCTTGGGCAAACGCGCGGATGTGATGGGGCTCAGTGCTGCAGCATCCCCCTATGTACCGGACTCCCAGCTCGTAGGCCGACCTGGCGAACTGATGAGCTTCAAATCGCGTCAGAATGCGAGTTTCCAACACTAATTACGAGAAATCATAAGTTGCCTTGACGGTGGGTTGTGACGCATGAAACTTACAAATAGGTGCTTCGGGCAAATGCCTTTGCCCGGTCAGAGTGCACTCTACTTCAGGACAAAGATACCCAGGGGGTTGGCACATCAGGTACGGAGAAAGATTCTCCTTTGCCAACGCATCTTTAATCCGTCTTAAAGTTTTCAACTGAGCATTGGTGTCAAACTGACAGTTAGTTCCTGAACACAAGGGCAAAAGTggaaaactgaaattttaagTTTCATTTGAACAATTGTGCTTCTACCGTCAATTTGCGTTGTGTTCATATCTACTGTGGATAATAAGCGATCACATTTCTAAGCAAATACTGCTGAACGATGAAAAAGTGATGTCATGCTGACCAATCATAAGTGCTCCCGTCTTTGCCATTCTGACCGCACAATCTTCAACTGAGACTCCGCTGAGATCACCGCGCGGGCCGATCCTCATCGAACAGGCCGCCATCTTCCCTGCTTTCTTCACCACATCCATGC
Encoded here:
- the LOC143470928 gene encoding uncharacterized protein LOC143470928 — translated: MRMICHFHLEILFLILVATLYDAASSDSSTGSKFNPQRGSLLRYLDTLSDMRYRGNSSDASVFTKKCKVQEYDHTVYHRLVYLRLCEENESATQGRFLAGSGNNSVFNEFCDLMEMKTNNTGGKTTEKITNIAEDYNIFGPGITSDLHWLAQHACADIRGYYKEKQRLNVDRASIDQPLYPNYTEWFFHTIPFALPVACGFTKQRYESGWRSANLCLPQSYTAALYATFAIDSILLTAVVVANLIILRASWNIVKFHRIYGCFRVSLAISDLLIGAVIGGVINTTYTMYFGPHKFTEDGHLPTILDYHSQSYVDGFGTVTVLSFSSSIFTLVVTSFERFLTIYRPFSCKGHQRRAGKATAVVIVAIWALSFVIAIIPVFNPSTPYTVTALGVILAPELFVAYLVFLGTSLLGVWGLNIGAVYYVRQHIKKRRVRYSRTEDFREQIPEREANNDEDVEDGLDEKKMRSRTTPQLTMEGPKILPRAKNLNKLESRVTATVRMVVCAFTACIMPGIAVMISTMDVTLEPSSMTFNPEAKAAWNAFAYLASRILFANSFFNCVIYKHHNRHFFKYMKLGNNNLDNNATSSSTGRSLSFVQTSTLK
- the LOC143470931 gene encoding betaine--homocysteine S-methyltransferase 1-like, which translates into the protein MTKKNLSERLAAGPVIGDGSMALTLEKRGYCTAGPWTPEAVVMYPEAVRQLLREYVRAGADVIQTPCFYSSDKKLKRGKVTYTAAEINDAACKIAKEVASEGDDVLICGGISPVESFVDGKGRDVVRKEFENQIEVFIKHDVDFLLAEYFGYIEELEICMDVVKKAGKMAACSMRIGPRGDLSGVSVEDCAVRMAKTGALMIGTNCQFDTNAQLKTLRRIKDALAKENLSPYLMCQPPGYLCPEVECTLTGQRHLPEAPILLETRILTRFEAHQFARSAYELGVRYIGGCCSTEPHHIRAFAQELAPEKKKSPPAEDMCPAFGALLVDSDIPVIRKRNTKEYWYSVKPGSGRPYNSPLVNVQAD